The Arabidopsis thaliana chromosome 5, partial sequence genomic interval CGATTCTATCTTATTGTTCTAGTCCTCGAATTTGGGATAATTAGGGTtcgtgtttttattttgtttttggtttagagtACAAGGTTCACGCTTACAATAGAAATGGCCTTTGCGCGGTGGGTTTCATGGACGATCATTACCCTGTTCGAAGtgctttctctcttctcaatcAGGTAATATCATTATGTTGAAAGTGGTTCTCAATGCATCATTCGTAAGTTTTCCTGTAATTTGGGTTGCTTGACATTTAATTTTGTCTCAGGTCCTAGATGAGTACCAGAAGAGTTTTGGTGAGTCATGGAGGTCTGCAAAAGAAGACTCCAATCAGCCTTGGCCATACTTAACCGAAGctttaaacaaatttcagGTTCTTCACTTGTGCAACTGTATTCGCTCTTTTACTGtgaattttgttaaaactGTAGTTATATTAAGCTCAGTTAGGTGGACATTAGAATCCAATCGAATGATTCATTCTTCATGAATTAATTTTAGTAGCCCCCATTGTTTTATGACCATGTTGGATTTTGAGTGATTTGATCTTAAATTGATTTTGGGATTGTCCCGTATTTGTAATCTTCAGGACCCAGCAGAGGCTGATAAGCTGTTGAAAATCCAGAGGGAGTTGGATGAGACAAAGATTATCCTTGTAAGTGCTGTCTCCGGTCCTTTCTTGTAGACCCTTATACATAAGCGGTACTTCCTTTTCTAAGTTTCAGTATACTTGCCAATTATACATAAATGCTGTTCTGTCGGTGAGTTTACTTTCTTCtgaaaaacaccaaaacaagaagaaagtcttGGTAGTTATGATGGATGTCCCTGTCTCCGTAAGACTGATTTTTTGTTCTGTATTGTAGCATAAAACCATTGATAGTGTTCTAGCCCGTGGTGAGAAGCTGGACAGCCTAGTGGAGAAGAGCTCAGATTTGAGCATGGCATCACAGGTAACATTCTAAAGTCACATTCTAGAAATTCTTATAgatttagtttccttttttccctGTCTCGATCTCTGAGCATAGTTGGTGAACACGTTAGAAAGGGTTGTTGATTTAGCAGGCTTATAAGTGTTGTTGATTGATAGAGGAACTATTGCATGTTATTGTTGGGGTAGATAAATAGAGGAAGAATGTGGATTTAGAATACCTTCTTTGAAAAAGCTTTCTGCTTCAGCCTGCAGACATTTGAGTGCAGTTTGAACTATACAGTTGGATTTTGGAATTATTAGGTTTGCTACGAAGAATCATAGTGTTTTTTGCTATATCATCTGACCATGGGGAGGAACATATGTATTAGTCATATCCTCTGGAATCTCAAGATATTCTTCGTTATTTAGATTAGGTAAACCATGTTTACTTCCAACATGAAAATCTGATTTGGTTGTATTGGTTGGAACAGATGTTTTACAAGCAAgcgaagaaaacaaattcatgCTGTACTATTCTGTGAGCTGGAAGTCCTGCTGGGTATATAGTCAACCAAACTTTTGCTGGGGGGAGACTGTTTTTTCTATCGTCTTATCTATACATATAATTCCGTCTGTAGTTTGCATGCATTATTTTGATTCCATAAGTCTCGAGTCGTGTGGTGTGTTTATCCAAATACATAATGTCAACTTCTGCAAGATTTGAATTGTCTTTCCCAGATTTGATCTGATTGAATTTGTGTGCGCTTCCTTATGGTAAAAGAGACGACTTTGCATAACTAGATGAAGATGTCGTAAATAGACAAAAGCAGATGATGGAAGATAACTAGAGTAGACAAAGGGGGTAGTATATTACACAGACAAAAGGATCAAAGAGGTGAAACAAAGTCTTTGTGTGCCGTGTAATCTATTTGCCGAAGAGAGATTTGAACCACCAAACGCCCTTGGAGTCTTCAGGGGCAGTGTTGGACTCAGGTGGTGTGTCACTCTGAGGAGTCTTGTGAAGCTTGCTGATGTCATAACCTTCCTCCACTGCCTTCTCCACCAGCTGCTTATACGTCTCTTCCTCCATTTGCGCCGTCCTGCTCAATATCTACACCACCCACATATACAGAGTCA includes:
- the YKT61 gene encoding SNARE-like superfamily protein (YKT61; FUNCTIONS IN: molecular_function unknown; INVOLVED IN: transport, vesicle-mediated transport; LOCATED IN: integral to membrane; EXPRESSED IN: 24 plant structures; EXPRESSED DURING: 15 growth stages; CONTAINS InterPro DOMAIN/s: Longin (InterPro:IPR010908), Synaptobrevin (InterPro:IPR001388), Longin-like (InterPro:IPR011012); BEST Arabidopsis thaliana protein match is: Synaptobrevin family protein (TAIR:AT5G58180.2); Has 1363 Blast hits to 1363 proteins in 233 species: Archae - 0; Bacteria - 0; Metazoa - 381; Fungi - 253; Plants - 448; Viruses - 0; Other Eukaryotes - 281 (source: NCBI BLink).) — its product is MKITALLVLKCAPEASDPVILSNASDVSHFGYFQRSSVKEFVVFVGRTVASRTPPSQRQSVQHEGCAPFLILDLPGLCPGFNFLRFYLIVHAYNRNGLCAVGFMDDHYPVRSAFSLLNQVLDEYQKSFGESWRSAKEDSNQPWPYLTEALNKFQDPAEADKLLKIQRELDETKIILHKTIDSVLARGEKLDSLVEKSSDLSMASQMFYKQAKKTNSCCTIL
- the YKT61 gene encoding SNARE-like superfamily protein (YKT61; FUNCTIONS IN: molecular_function unknown; INVOLVED IN: transport, vesicle-mediated transport; LOCATED IN: integral to membrane; EXPRESSED IN: 24 plant structures; EXPRESSED DURING: 15 growth stages; CONTAINS InterPro DOMAIN/s: Longin (InterPro:IPR010908), Longin-like (InterPro:IPR011012), Synaptobrevin (InterPro:IPR001388); BEST Arabidopsis thaliana protein match is: Synaptobrevin family protein (TAIR:AT5G58180.2); Has 1443 Blast hits to 1443 proteins in 239 species: Archae - 0; Bacteria - 0; Metazoa - 389; Fungi - 302; Plants - 452; Viruses - 0; Other Eukaryotes - 300 (source: NCBI BLink).) — its product is MKITALLVLKCAPEASDPVILSNASDVSHFGYFQRSSVKEFVVFVGRTVASRTPPSQRQSVQHEEYKVHAYNRNGLCAVGFMDDHYPVRSAFSLLNQVLDEYQKSFGESWRSAKEDSNQPWPYLTEALNKFQDPAEADKLLKIQRELDETKIILHKTIDSVLARGEKLDSLVEKSSDLSMASQMFYKQAKKTNSCCTIL